A genomic window from Flavobacterium azooxidireducens includes:
- a CDS encoding DUF4252 domain-containing protein, with protein sequence MSRIITSLLVFVTLLISQVMFGQSVFDKFDGPEDVKTIIVNKKMFEMMSKVKANDKETQQYVNLLKKLDNLKVFITSSNKQTAEMRATADKYLKTAGMDELMRVSDGGKNVKIYMRSGANDSIVKELFMFIEGNAKDNETVLFSLTGNFNLDEISALTEQMNLPGGDNLKKASKKNK encoded by the coding sequence ATGTCTAGAATTATAACTTCATTATTAGTATTTGTAACATTATTAATTTCACAAGTAATGTTTGGTCAGTCGGTTTTTGATAAGTTTGACGGTCCCGAAGATGTAAAAACAATCATTGTAAACAAAAAAATGTTTGAAATGATGAGTAAAGTGAAAGCCAACGATAAGGAAACCCAACAGTATGTGAATTTGCTTAAGAAATTGGATAACCTGAAAGTATTTATCACTTCGAGCAACAAACAAACTGCAGAAATGCGTGCTACAGCCGATAAATATTTAAAAACTGCCGGTATGGATGAGTTGATGCGAGTTTCAGATGGTGGAAAAAACGTAAAAATTTATATGCGATCCGGTGCCAATGATTCCATCGTAAAAGAATTATTTATGTTCATCGAAGGAAATGCAAAAGATAACGAAACCGTTTTATTCTCGTTAACCGGAAACTTTAATTTAGATGAAATTTCAGCGTTAACCGAACAAATGAATCTTCCCGGTGGTGATAATTTGAAAAAAGCGTCGAAAAAAAATAAGTAA